The following proteins are encoded in a genomic region of Rattus rattus isolate New Zealand chromosome 2, Rrattus_CSIRO_v1, whole genome shotgun sequence:
- the Il18bp gene encoding interleukin-18-binding protein, producing MTMRHCGCAADPSPWWVLLLYVHVVILARATSAPLTTATVLTRSSKDPCSSWSPAVPTKRYPTLDVIWPEKEVPLNGTLTLSCTACSRFPYFSILYWLGNGSFIEHLPGRLREGHTSREQRNESTWLHRALVLEELSPSLLSTNFSCLFVDPGQVAQYHVILAQLWVRNLKEGIQGWEELHYLGKKGLAFPMQPVSGDC from the exons ATGACCATGAGACACTGTGGCTGTGCAGCAG ACCCCAGTCCTTGGTGGGTCCTGCTTCTATATGTCCATGTTGTCATTCTGGCCAGAGCCACATCTGCACCTCTGACAACTGCCACTGTCTTAACCAGAAGCTCAAAGGACCCGTGCTCTTCCTGGTCTCCAGCAGTCCCAACTAAGCGGTACCCAACATTGGATGTGATCTGGCCAGAGAAAGAAGTGCCACTGA ATGGAACGCTGACCTTGTCCTGCACTGCCTGCAGCCGCTTCCCCTACTTCAGCATCCTCTACTGGCTGGGCAATGGTTCCTTCATTGAGCACCTCCCAGGCCGGCTGAGGGAGGGCCACACAAG CCGGGAGCAGAGGAACGAAAGCACCTGGCTACACAGGGccttggtgctggaggaactgagccCCTCCCTACTAAGTACCAACTTCTCCTGTCTGTTTGTGGATCCCGGACAGGTGGCCCAGTATCACGTCATTCTGGCCCAGCTCTGGGTAAGGAACCTGAAAGAAGGCATCCAGGGATGGGAGGAACTCCACtacctggggaagaaaggattggCTTTTCCAATGCAACCTGTAAGCGGTGACTGTTAG
- the Numa1 gene encoding nuclear mitotic apparatus protein 1: protein MTLHATRASTLLSWVNSLHVADPVETVLQLQDCSIFIKIINSIHDTKEGQQILQQPLPERLDFVCSFLQKNRKHPSSTQCLVSVQKVMEGSEMELAKMVMLFLYHSTMSSRNPRDWEQFEYGVQAELAVILKFMLDHEDSPNLTEDLENFLEKVPSTYPSTLSEELSPPSHQAKRKIRFLEIQRIASSSSENNFLSGSPSSPVGDILQTPQFQMRRLKKQLADERNNRDELELELSESLKLLTEKDAQIAMMQQRIDHLALLNEKQAASPQEPSELEELRGKNESLTVRLHETLKQCQNLKTEKNQMDRKISQLSEENGDLSFKVREFANHLQQLQGAFNDLIEEHSKASQEWAEKQAHLESELSTALQDKKCLEEKSEILQEKISQLEDRAAQLQGSPALEKGEVLGDALQLDTLKQEAAKLATDNTQLQARVETLECERGKQEAQLLAERSHFEEEKQQLASLVADLQSSVSNLSQAKEELEQASQAQGAQLTAQLASLTALNATLQQQDQELTSLKEQAKKEQAQMLQTLQEQEQAAQGLRQQVEQLGSSLKLKEQQLEEAAKEQEAARQDHAQQLATIVEAREASVRERDAARQQLETLEKEKDAKLESLQQQLQASNEARDTAQTSVTQAQREKAELSQKIGELHACIEAAHQEQRQAQAHVTELEAQLKAQQQKATEREKVVQEKVQLQEQLQALEETLKTARGSLEEEKCRAADALKEQQRHATEMEAETRHLREQREQEQKELEQEKAERKGLEARLQQLEEAHQAETEALRRELAGATAAQHRAESEREQLLREVESWQKRLEARQQEEARYGAMFQEQLMALKGEHGKIGQEEQKEAGEIHGEGQTGQQQSQLAQLHACLAKALQQVQEKEARAQKLLDDLSALREKMAATNKEVACLKALVLKAGEQQAAASHELKEPPRAGNQESDWEEEQARPLGSTQAALKAVQREAEQMGGELERLRAALMQSQGQQQEVRGQQEREVAQLTQERGQAQADLAQEKAAKAELEMRLQNTLNEQRVEFAALQEALTRAMTEKEGKDQELAKLREQEAAQRSELKALQQTLEQLKKKEKEHPAGGARGGDASGDGPGSQLHTPGKAEAPGPEVEALRAEISKRERQWQQQQQQVEGLTHSLESERARRAELDKALETLQGQLEEKARELGHSQAASASAQRELQALRAKAQDHSKAEEEWKAQVARGQQEAERKSSLISSLEEEVSILNRQVLEKEGESKELKRLVVAESEKSQKLEERLRLLQVETASSSARAAERSSALREEVQSLREEVEKQRVVSENLRQELASQAERAEESGQELKAWQEKFFQKEQALSALQLEHTSTQALVSELLPAKHLCQQLQAEQAAAEKRFREEIEQSKQAAGGLQAELMRAQRELGELGSLRQKIVEQERAAQQLRAEKASYAEQLSMLKKAHGLLAEENRGLGERANLGRQFLEVELDQAREKYVQELAAVRTDAETHLAEMRQEAQSTSRELEVMTAKYESAKVKVLEERQRFQEERQKLTAQVEQLEVFHREQTKQVEELNKKLTESEQASRVQQQKLKAFQAQGGESQQEVQRLQTQLSELQAQLSQKEQAAEHYKLQMEKAKTHYDAKKQQNQELREQLQDLEQLQKDNKELRSETERLGRELQQAGLKTKEAEQACRHLTAQVRSLEAQVAHADQQLRDLGKFQVATDALKSREPQVKPQLDLSIDSLDLSLEEGTPCSVASKLPRTQPDGTSVPGEPASPISQRLPPKVESLESLYFTPIPARGQAPLETSLDSLGDAFPDSGRKTRSARRRTTQIINITMTKKLELEEPDSANSSFYSTQSAPASQANLRATSSTQSLARLGSPDDSNSALLSLPGYRPTTRSSARRSQTRTSSGAPHGRNSFYMGTCQDEPEQVDDWNRIAELQQRNRVCPPHLKTCYPLESRPALSLATITDEEMKTGDPRETLRRASMQPAQIAEGAGITTRQQRKRVSSETHQGPGTPESKKATSCFPRPMTPRDRHEGRKQSSTADAQKKAAPVLKQSDRRQSMAFSILNTPKKLGNSLLRRGTSKKTPAKVSPNPRSGTRRSPRIATTTAGAATAATTPRAKGKAKH from the exons ccaTGACACTAAAGAGGGGCAACAAATCCTACAGCAGCCACTGCCGGAAAGACTAGACTTTGTTTGCAGTTTTCTACAGA AAAATCGGAAGCATCCTTCATCTACACAATGCCTGGTATCTGTGCAGAAAGTGATGGAGGGCTCCGAGATGGAACTGGCCAAG ATGGTAATGCTGTTTTTATATCACTCCACCATGAGCTCCAGAAACCCCCGGGACTGGGAGCAGTTTGAATATGGGGTTCAG GCTGAGTTGGCTGTCATCCTGAAGTTTATGCTGGATCACGAGGATTCACCTAACCTTACTGAGGACTTAGAGAATTTCTTAGAGAAAG TTCCTTCCACCTACCCCAGCACCCTCTCTGAAGAGCTTTCTCCACCCAGCCACCAGGCCAAGAGGAAGATTCGCTTCCTAGAAATACAGAGGATTGCTTCATCTTCCAGTGAGAACAA CTTCCTCTCAGGGTCTCCATCCTCCCCTGTGGGCGACATCCTGCAGACCCCACAGTTCCAGATGAGGCGACTGAAGAAGCAGCTGGCAGATGAGAGGAACAACAGGGatgagctggagctggagctgtctGAGAGCCTCAAGCTCCTCACTGAGAAGG ACGCTCAGATCGCCATGATGCAGCAGCGCATCGACCACCTGGCTCTGCTGAATGAGAAGCAGGCAGCCAGCCCCCAGGAGCCCAGCGAGCTTGAGGAGCTCCGTGGCAAGAATGAAAG CCTCACTGTGCGTCTGCACGAGACTTTGAAGCAGTGTCAGAATCTGAAGACCGAGAAGAACCAGATGGATCGAAAGATTAGCCAGCTTTCTGAGGAGAACGGGGACCTTTCCTTTAAG GTGCGAGAGTTTGCAAACCACTTGCAACAACTGCAGGGTGCATTCAACGACCTGATAGAGGAGCACAGCAAGGCTTCTCAGGAGTGGGCAGAGAAGCAGGCCCATCTGGAAAGTGAGCTCAGCACAGCCCTCCAGGATAAG AAATGTCTGGAAGAGAAGAGTGAGATCCTTCAGGAGAAGATTTCCCAGCTGGAGGATCGAGCAGCTCAGCTGCAGGGGAGCCCAGCCCTGGAGAAGGGTGAGGTGCTGGGTGACGCCTTGCAG CTGGACACCCTGAAACAAGAGGCAGCCAAACTTGCCACAGACAACACACAGCTCCAAGCCCGCGTAGAGACTCTGGAGTGTGAACGTGGCAAACAGGAAGCCCAGCTGCTTGCTGAGCGGAGCCACTTTgaagaagagaagcagcagctggCCAGCTTGGTTGCTGACCTGCAGAGCTCCGTCTCTAACCTCAGCCAGGCCAAAGAGGAGCTGGAGCAAGCCTCCCAGGCTCAGGGGGCTCAGCTCACTGCCCAGCTGGCCTCTCTGACAGCACTGAATGCCACCCTGCAGCAGCAAGATCAAGAGCTGACCAGCCTGAAAGAACAGGCCAAAAAGGAACAGGCTCAGATGTTACAGACCTTGCAAGAGCAAGAACAGGCTGCCCAGGGCCTCCGCCAGCAGGTGGAGCAGCTGGGCAGCAGCCTGAAGCTGAAGGAGCAGCAGTTGGAAGAGGCAGCCAAGGAGCAGGAGGCAGCCAGGCAGGACCACGCCCAGCAACTGGCCACCATTGTTGAGGCTCGAGAGGCCTCTGTAAGGGAGCGGGATGCTGCTCGCCAGCAGCTAGAAAcattggagaaggagaaggatgcCAAGCTGGAGAGCCTGCAGCAGCAACTCCAGGCTTCTAATGAAGCCAGGGACACTGCGCAGACCTCGGTCACACAGGCCCAGCGGGAAAAGGCAGAGCTGAGCCAAAAGATAGGAGAACTCCATGCCTGCATTGAAGCTGCCCACCAGGAACAGCGTCAGGCCCAAGCTCACGTGACAGAGCTCGAGGCTCAGCTGAAGGCTCAGCAGCAAAAGGCAACTGAGAGAGAAAAGGTGGTGCAGGAGAAGGTCCAGCTCCAGGAGCAGCTCCAGGCCCTCGAGGAGACTTTGAAGACTGCCAGAGGTAGCCTTGAAGAAGAGAAATGCAGGGCTGCCGATGCCCTGAAGGAGCAGCAGCGCCACGCCACTGAGATGGAGGCGGAGACTCGACACCTGAGGGAGCAGCGGGAGCAGGAGCAGAAGGAGTTAGAGCAGGAGAAGGCTGAGCGGAAGGGGCTGGAGGCCCGGCTACAGCAGCTTGAAGAGGCTCATCAGGCCGAGACCGAAGCCTTGCGACGTGAGCTGGCAGGGGCCACAGCTGCTCAGCACAGAGCTGAGAGTGAGCGTGAGCAGCTCCTCAGGGAGGTTGAGAGCTGGCAGAAGCGGCTTGAAGCCAGACAGCAAGAGGAGGCAAGGTATGGTGCCATGTTCCAGGAACAGCTGATGGCCTTGAAAGGGGAGCATGGAAAGATTGGCCAAGAAGaacagaaggaggcaggagagatcCACGGTGAAGGCCAGACAGGCCAGCAGCAGAGTCAGCTAGCTCAGCTTCATGCCTGTTTGGCCAAAGCCCTTCAGCAGGTCCAGGAGAAAGAAGCGAGAGCACAGAAGCTGCTAGATGATCTCTCAGCTCTGCGGGAGAAGATGGCTGCCACTAACAAGGAGGTGGCCTGCCTGAAAGCCTTGGTGCTCAAGGCAGGTGAGCAGCAGGCAGCAGCCTCACATGAGCTCAAAGAGCCCCCGAGGGCTGGGAACCAAGAGTCTGACTGGGAGGAAGAGCAAGCAAGGCCGTTGGGTAGTACACAGGCAGCACTGAAGGCTGTGCAGCGTGAAGCTGAGCAAATGGGCGGAGAGCTGGAGAGGCTGCGGGCAGCACTGATGCAGAGCCAGGGGCAGCAGCAAGAGGTGCGTGGGCAGCAGGAGAGGGAGGTAGCACAGCTGACCCAGGAGCGGGGCCAGGCCCAAGCTGACCTGGCTCAGGAGAAGGCAGCCAAGGCGGAACTTGAGATGCGGCTGCAGAACACCCTCAATGAGCAGCGTGTGGAGTTTGCTGCCTTACAAGAAGCACTGACCCGTGCCatgacagaaaaggaagggaaagaccaAGAGCTTGCCAAACTTCGTGAGCAAGAGGCAGCTCAGAGATCAGAGCTGAAGGCGCTTCAGCAGACCTTGGAACagctgaagaagaaagagaaagagcaccCCGCAGGGGGTGCCAGGGGGGGAGATGCTTCAGGAGATGGCCCAGGATCCCAGCTGCACacacctgggaaggcagaggcccCAGGCCCTGAGGTGGAGGCTCTTCGGGCAGAGATCAGTAAGCGAGAgcggcagtggcagcagcagcagcagcaggttgAAGGCCTGACTCACAGCCTGGAGTCTGAGCGTGCTCGGCGGGCTGAGCTAGACAAAGCCCTGGAGACACTGCAGGGCCAGTTAGAGGAGAAGGCTCGAGAGCTAGGGCACAGTCAGGCTGCCTCCGCCTCCGCTCAAAGAGAGTTGCAAGCCCTCCGTGCCAAAGCCCAGGACCACAGCAAAGCCGAGGAAGAGTGGAAGGCCCAGGTAGCCCGTGgccagcaggaagctgagagaaagaGCAGTCTTATCAGCAGCTTGGAAGAGGAGGTATCCATCCTGAATCGCCAAGTcctagagaaggagggagagagcaaggagTTGAAGCGCCTGGTTGTAGCTGAGTCAGagaagagccagaagctggaagagcgTCTGCGCCTGCTTCAGGTGGAAACAGCCAGCAGCAGTGCCAGGGCAGCAGAACGCAGCTCAGCTCTACGGGAGGAGGTGCAGAGCCTCCGAGAAGAGGTAGAGAAGCAGCGTGTAGTTTCTGAGAACTTGAGGCAGGAGCTGGCCTCACAAGCGGAGCGAGCTGAGGAATCGGGTCAAGAATTGAAGGCCTGGCAGGAGAAGTTTTTCCAGAAGGAGCAAGCGCTCTCTGCCCTGCAGCTGGAGCACACCAGCACACAGGCCCTGGTGAGCGAGCTGCTGCCTGCCAAGCACCTTTGTCAGCAGCTGCAAGCTGAGCAGGCAGCTGCCGAGAAGCGCTTCCGGGAGGAGATAGAGCAGAGCAAGCAGGCGGCTGGCGGGCTGCAGGCAGAGCTAATGCGGGCTCAACGGGAGCTTGGAGAGCTAGGATCTTTGCGGCAGAAGATTGTTGAGCAGGAGCGAGCAGCCCAGCAGCTGCGGGCAGAAAAGGCCAGCTATGCAGAGCAGCTGAGCATGCTGAAGAAGGCCCATGGCCTGCTGGCCGAGGAGAACCGGGGGCTGGGAGAACGGGCCAACCTGGGCCGGCAGTTTCTAGAAGTAGAGCTCGATCAAGCTAGGGAGAAGTATGTCCAGGAGCTGGCTGCTGTGCGCACTGATGCCGAGACCCACCTGGCTGAAATGCGGCAAGAAGCTCAGAGCACTAGCCGGGAGCTGGAGGTGATGACCGCCAAGTACGAAAGTGCCAAGGTGAAGGTCctagaggagaggcagaggttccaagaagagaggcagaaactCACTGCCCAG GTGGAGCAACTAGAGGTATTTCACAGAGAGCAGACTAAGCAG GTGGAGGAACTGAATAAGAAGCTGACAGAGAGTGAACAAGCCAGCAGGGTGCAGCAGCAGAAGCTGAAG GCTTTCCAGGCCCAGGGAGGTGAAAGCCAGCAGGAGGTCCAGCGCCTCCAGACACAGCTGAGTGAGCTGCAAGCCCAGCTGAGCCAGAAGGAGCAGGCAGCTGAGCACTACAAGCTACAG ATGGAGAAAGCCAAGACCCATTACGATGCCAAGAAGCAGCAGAACCAAGAGCTGCGGGAACAGCTTCAAGACCTGGAGCAGCTGCAGAAGGACAACAAGGAGCTGCGGTCTGAGACTGAACGTCTGGGCCGTGAGCTGCAGCAGGCAGGGCTGAAGACCAAGGAAGCCGAACAGGCTTGCCGGCACCTCACAGCCCAGGTGCGCAGCCTGGAGGCCCAG GTTGCCCACGCAGACCAGCAGCTTCGAGACCTGGGCAAATTCCAGGTGGCAACTGATGCCTTAAAGAGCCGTGAGCCTCAAGTGAAACCCCAGCTGGACCTAAGCATTGACAGCCTGGATCTGAGCTTGGAGGAGGGAACCCCGTGCAGTGTCGCTAG CAAGCTGCCTCGTACCCAGCCAGATGGTACCAGTGTCCCAGGAGAGCCAGCCTCACCCATCTCCCAGCGCTTGCCCCCGAAAGTGGAATCCCTGGAGAGTCTCTATTTCACCCCCATTCCTGCTCGGGGTCAGGCCCCcttggagaccagcctggactcTCTGGGGGATGCCTTCCCTGACTCCGGCCGTAAGACCCGCTCTGCTCGCCGACGCACCACACAGATCATCAACATTACCATGACCAAG AAACTAGAACTGGAGGAGCCGGACAGCGCCAACTCGTCCTTCTACAGTACTCAGTCAGCCCCTGCTTCCCAGGCCAACTTGCGAGCCACTTCCTCCACTCAGTCTCTGGCCCGCTTGGGCTCTCCTGATGACAGCAACTCCGCGCTACTCAGCCTGCCTGGCTACCGGCCTACCACCCGAAGCTCTGCTCGGCGCTCCCAGACCAGGACATCCAGTGGGGCCCCCCACG GAAGGAATAGCTTCTACATGGGGACTTGCCAGGACGAGCCCGAGCAGGTGGATGACTGGAACCGCATCGCGGAATTGCAGCAGCGCAACAGAGTATGCCCTCCGCACCTGAAGACCTGCTACCCTCTGGAGTCCAGG CCTGCCCTGAGCCTGGCCACCATCACTGACGAGGAGATGAAAACTGGAGACCCCCGGGAAACCTTGCGCAGAGCCAGCATGCAGCCAGCTCAGATCGCTGAGGGCGCTGGCATCACTACCAGGCAGCAGCGTAAACGGGTTTCCTCAGAGACCCACCAGGGCCCCGGTACTCCTGAG TCCAAGAAAGCTACGAGCTGCTTTCCACGCCCCATGACTCCCAGGGACCGGCATGAAGGACGGAAGCAGAGCAGCACTGCTGATGCCCAGAAGAAAGCAGCTCCGGTTCTCAAGCAG TCGGACCGGCGTCAGTCAATGGCTTTCAGCATCCTTAACACACCCAAGAAGCTGGGAAATAGCCTTCTACGGCGAggaacttcaaagaagaccccAGCAAAGGTCTCCCCCAATCCTCGCAGTGGAACCCGCCGCTCTCCACGCATCGCCACCACCACAGCTGGTGCTGCTACTGCTGCCACCACTCCTCGGGCCAAGGGCAAG gCAAAGCATTAA